One Paramisgurnus dabryanus chromosome 8, PD_genome_1.1, whole genome shotgun sequence DNA window includes the following coding sequences:
- the LOC135770400 gene encoding olfactory receptor 1M1-like, whose amino-acid sequence MNANDTSLINVNVSIVHPEYFFIAGLTGVSYSHYYYIFLFCTYIIAVIGNCTVLLIIAFDRSLHSPKYIGVFNLALADFGETNALIPYMMRTFVFESQYISYNACLANMFFVFFFNTTQCFTLVVLAYDRFVAICLPLRYHNIVTNTVMSIICSAVWAFNAFMMAVTMYFITRLSLCKSKVIQSFFCDHGPVYRLACNDNSIIFFIAKLNTGVYLIAPLMLIVLSYLGIFLALSKITTWEGRLKALKTCVSHLLLVASLFLPIICIYLIASTTYLSPNARIISASLAYATPPMLNPIIYVLNTAEIKLLIRKVFKNRSVPS is encoded by the coding sequence ATGAATGCCAATGATACCAGTTTAATCAATGTGAATGTCTCAATTGTGCATCCTGAATACTTTTTCATCGCTGGACTTACTGGTGTATCATACAGCCActattattatattttcttattttgcaCTTACATTATTGCTGTAATAGGGAACTGTACAGTTCTTCTCATTATAGCCTTTGACAGGAGTCTGCACAGCCCAAAGTACATTGGTGTGTTTAATTTGGCTTTGGCTGACTTTGGTGAAACGAATGCATTGATTCCTTACATGATGAGGACGTTTGTTTTTGAGTCACAGTACATCTCCTATAATGCTTGTTTAGcaaacatgttttttgttttcttctttaatACAACGCAGTGTTTCACACTTGTGGTTCTGGCATATGATCGGTTTGTTGCAATTTGCCTGCCACTCAGATAtcacaatattgtgacaaataCTGTCATGTCTATAATATGTTCAGCAGTATGGGCATTTAATGCATTTATGATGGCCGTGACAATGTATTTTATCACCCGACTTTCATTGTGTAAATCTAAAGTAatacaaagttttttttgtgatcaTGGACCAGTATATAGGTTGGCATGTAATGACAatagcataattttttttatagcaAAACTTAACACAGGGGTATACCTTATTGCACCATTGATGCTTATCGTGCTATCATATCTAGGCATTTTTCTTGCCTTAAGTAAAATCACAACTTGGGAAGGACGTTTGAAAGCTTTGAAGACCTGTGTTTCTCACCTGCTGTTGGTGGCGTCACTATTTCTCcccattatttgcatttatctTATTGCATCAACAACTTATCTCTCCCCCAATGCAAGAATCATCAGCGCATCTCTGGCATATGCGACACCGCCAATGTTAAATCccattatttatgttttaaacacagctgaaataaaacttttaattcgaaaagtgtttaaaaacaggTCTGTACCAAGTTAA